From a region of the Dictyostelium discoideum AX4 chromosome 2 chromosome, whole genome shotgun sequence genome:
- a CDS encoding hypothetical protein (Group-specific antigen), translated as MESIWYRRNQIKFNDNTTIITENQIIHKIKKARDAEWDRTRKIVEKQLRQELKCTDNRESINRTASIKRRLEKFSHNWNSKLMTINIPEHFIPYCSYNTNYS; from the coding sequence ATGGAATCGATATGGTACAgaagaaatcaaataaaattcaacGATAACACTACAATAATAACAGAGAACCAAATAAttcataaaatcaaaaaagcgAGAGATGCCGAATGGGATAGAACAAGAAAGATAGTAGAAAAGCAACTACGTCAAGAACTAAAATGCACTGATAACCGAGAGTCAATCAATCGGACCGCATCAATAAAAAGAAGACTCGAAAAATTCAGCCACAACTGGAACTCGAAACTCATGACCATAAACATCCCGGAACACTTCATACCATACTGCTCATATAACACCAACTactcataa